The genomic window GGCTCAACATCACCCTGTCACTCCAGCCTGGTCTGTGAGATAAAACCTTGCCTGCAGCAAATCTGAAAACACCGGCATACGCGAGTTTACCCTTAGAGAACTAAATTTAAACACTTTTCACAGCTCTCTCAGTAATAGTGGCATATCTGCAGCCTGCTGCCTGGATCATTCTTCCCTGGGCTAAAGAAAGGATAGACCGGCTCTTCAAAGCAGGTGTCAAACATGTACAATCTCTTCATTGTGACGGCGTCATAGAAACTAAGACGGCCGTTGTCGTAGTCCAGGTACACGCCGACCCGAGGAGAGTTCCAGTAGTCAGCGACAGGGATGCGCCCATCCTCTCCGTTGGCATACAGCCGGTCCTGCAGACACAGACTCCAGTATCCTGCGGAGGGAGTAAGGCTGACGAAGCCCTTCCTGTTGCTGCACTCGGTGGTGACTCCCAGGTACCACACACCTTTGTCCTTCACATCCACCTCCCAGTAGTGCTGGCCGCTGGCGTACTGGGCTGTGGCAAGGACGCCGCAGAAACGGGTGAAGCGGGCCGGCAGGTCTGGCTCCTGGTTGCGAACGCGGCCCTCCTCCACTTTGGTGTCAAAGTCTGAGATAAGCAGGTTTGGGTGAGCCGTGTCTGGGTCTAAGGTGAGGTTCTGAGGCACTgcacagaaagacacagagagaaattaGCTGACCTTGCTCTTAGCGTAGGCTGAGGTTGGCAGTACATGTGGATAAAAAAAGAAGGAATCCATTTTGATGTTTTAGAGCAAGAAATCTGACAGATTCATACACCACAAAGAACCAGTCATTGCTACAGTGCACGTAGGGCTGACCAACCAACAATAGGTTGTTTATATAGTAATAATGATACAAAGCAGAAAGCAGTAttggtttaaaaatatataaaacatgcATTATAGAATGTGGGCAGAAACATAGACTTTAACACAGGCAAAAATAggaacatttttttcccaattaTATCAGATAATCTCATTTAACATGGTTTCATATTCCTATAATAACTctatatagactttaaaatcttctATACATGGTTTTGCAAGTTTGCGTAACTACACCATGCCTGTATTTCTCCTTTATGAAGAATGTATGAAGGGAGTCAAGGCATTCTATCTGGCTTGTGCGAGGCCAGTAAGATAATAAAGTCCTACGTAAGAACCAAGATAGAGCGGAGCCAAAACACAGTGTGTTATTACTTAAAGCTTGTTTGCCACTTAAAACGATGACATGATTTATGCGACAGGTGCCGTAAATTTCCCTTGTGTTGGCTGTAAGATCTGTGTCTGCTTCTCTTTCTGGGCAGAGTTTTCCATCTGGCATCTGACCGATGCTTTATAATAAATAGGATTTTAAATAAGGTCGACATTATGGCCTGGTTGATTCACCCCTTCTTCATTGGGATCCAGATGAAGAATTTCCCTTTCAgcaacttttttattttttaagctcacaaaagaacaaaaaactaaataaagataaatacatttaaataacttttttgGAATTCTGTCAGTCCTCGACTTCACACTGCAATCTTTTGACCGTGTTTAGTGCATGCCTCTGTGTGTAAAGTAAACTCACTGGTATGCAGCACGTGCATCATCTTCTTCCACATGATAAGCTGGAAGGGCCCTGAGAAGTCTGTAAATTCAGTTGCACAATTAACCGCATCGAGAGATGTGAAAGGCTTGCAGTGGATGACTCTGTGGAAGAAAAAAATTGGGTTAAAAACGATTATACAAAAGGTTCATTTTGAAAAGTCAATTTTAATAGAATATTTATAGTTTCATATCAAATAAACAATTATAAGCTACTTACTCATTGAATGTCTCAGCAAGGCTCTGTTAGGAGAACAATAGAGCATATTTAGATTACTACCGAACAAACTTCATACAAACAATCTCATAGTTTTGCTTACGTACAGTGAGCGGTGGCTTTGACAAGTTAttcaaataataatacatttcatAACATGTTTCTGAAGCTTTGGTTCCTTATTACACACCAACAGTGGCTGTCCGTCTGTGACAGAAATCAATTTCTACTGCAAGACTCAGTTTTCAGAGTTAAATCACATCTGTGACTCAGACGGCTGATAAATTATACTGACCTCAAAGCTAGATTTCCCACTGATGTGGCTGTGGATATCAGCTATAGCTTTGTCCACAACTGACACCTCTGTCTCCACGACCTTCAAGTTCTCGTCTATTACGGCCATGTTGGCCACCTCCTCAGCATCCAGGCTCTCAAGCAGGGAGTCTCTCTCATCTAGCAAGAACTGGACTAAAGCGCCAACGTCCGCCTCAATCTTCTCCTTGAGTCTCTGTTTCTTCAACTGGAGGGCAGCGAGGTTCAGAGGATCAAAGATTTGATGATAATGACGACAAGTGCCAATATTGTGTATGTTCAGTGTTACAAGAAGGTCCATTACATACCCTCACTTCACTTCTGGTGCGTTCATCAGCTGTTATAACTTTTACACACTGAGACTTCTGCCAGTTGAGCTCCATTAGCCTCAGTTTCAACTCCATCTGTAACAAACATGTACATCCAGGCACATCAACACAGGAAAACAGGACATTATGTTCACAAGATCACAGATTTAAATATTCTACATGGAGTGAATAAAGCATGTGGCAAAGGCCATACAATCACTTACCTCTTGGCCAAATACACATTAGAAGACTAGCACACTGAAGAGAAAGCACTCTAGCAAATTCATACATTTACACTCACCTTCATGTCATTCACAACTTCTGGCACTGGTGCTACCTCATGGTGTCTGgagcaacaataaaacaaatgacCAGGCAGTTAGGGAGTAATTTTTCACACCTCCAGAAAACACTTTAAGTGTCCTGTGGAGTTTTCTTATAAACAAACAGATGTTTACATGCAGGGTTGCTTGCCAAACCACAATGTGTGTATCCTTAGGGTCTAACTGAAGTGCCAAGTGCATTTCCTTTGTTACAAAAAACTAGAAAAGCAGTTTCTTAAGTATTTGTTTGCTGGCAGTCTTTTTCATCACTGCCTTTGTTGGCATCTTACTGCCACTAACTGCCAATCAAAAATGGTGTGAATCACACAATCGCACATGCACGTGCGTCCTAATCCCCAATAAGAGCAAGACAGGGACTCATTTGTAAAAACCTTGCTCTATAGCCCTAACGGTGGTCAAAATTGCTACAGGGTACTACAGGAATAATATTCCCAAGATGAATTTAAACAAACTGTGGGTGCATGCATGAGGAGCTCTTACCTCACATAATATCTTTTATTCCATTTGAGCCCATATAAACACACTTCATGTTCACTGTTGCTTAGCAATTAATTTACTCTTAACAAAATCTCCCCAGCCCTGACATTTGCTTAAGCTCTTGTATTTTCCACATGAATTTGTGCAGTGATATCAAATGTCCTCTGCTCTAGAAGGTATCACCACTGTTTTGATCTATGGTTGGGACACATTTTCTAAATGTGATGATAAATAGCAAAAAGCAGGTAATGGTTTCTACATTGTTATCATAAATTAAAATGGACTGGAGTTGTATATTACATTAATTTCAACAAAAGCTGACtccatgttaaaacattttggtcACGCATTTCTTCACTTATTAATATACATGGCAGTAAATGGCTAGATTACACTGTACACCTACTCAAAGTTTGTTTAAGACAAGGATGACTTTAAACTCTTTAAGCCAAAACTACAACAGCATAGTCCAACTGAAAGTACATTTAGTTGTACCTTTTGTAGTCAAAAATAATGTCAACATAATTTTTTACATGTACTGTTAACCGTTTGACTTTACATGACCATTAGGGCAATACAGTCAAACTGTTGCTCCTTAAAAA from Epinephelus lanceolatus isolate andai-2023 chromosome 11, ASM4190304v1, whole genome shotgun sequence includes these protein-coding regions:
- the trim47 gene encoding E3 ubiquitin-protein ligase TRIM47; its protein translation is MATAGAAGDDLRKELTCAICLDFFKDPVILKCGHNFCRFCICMHWDENGGDYGYQCPQCRTVFNKRTFTKNYLVQNLVAKLDDLECLGSCPTPSKPVKVDGKCEQHGEELKLYCQTDKRPICVVCRESRAHRHHEVAPVPEVVNDMKMELKLRLMELNWQKSQCVKVITADERTRSEVRLKKQRLKEKIEADVGALVQFLLDERDSLLESLDAEEVANMAVIDENLKVVETEVSVVDKAIADIHSHISGKSSFESLAETFNEVIHCKPFTSLDAVNCATEFTDFSGPFQLIMWKKMMHVLHTMPQNLTLDPDTAHPNLLISDFDTKVEEGRVRNQEPDLPARFTRFCGVLATAQYASGQHYWEVDVKDKGVWYLGVTTECSNRKGFVSLTPSAGYWSLCLQDRLYANGEDGRIPVADYWNSPRVGVYLDYDNGRLSFYDAVTMKRLYMFDTCFEEPVYPFFSPGKNDPGSRLQICHYY